One segment of Eschrichtius robustus isolate mEscRob2 chromosome 3, mEscRob2.pri, whole genome shotgun sequence DNA contains the following:
- the ADAMTSL4 gene encoding ADAMTS-like protein 4 isoform X1 gives MEKWAGRSRLCLMLLLFLPQLCLDQEVLSGHSLQTPPEENQGPEGVWGPWDQWASCSQPCGVGVQRRSRTCQLPTAQLHQGLPLPPRPPRHPEALLPRGQGTRPHTSRETLPLYRPPPRGRGGPLRGPASHLGREEAQEIEGARRSRVRDPIKPGMFGYGRVPFALPLHRNRRHPRRPPSSELSKTSDLPSLTPRTEPSSANHTPQTELPPTEPSAHTLSPPGEPPSPEAAQTEMPSRTRPALTRPHPRAQASGTEPSLFPPSPGEGSSFHMSPQPRRPSSQGWAGPRLAERHPNPFLSVPRSRGQQSREHWRPGGNLHGSLTESVPHYPDGWLPLLSAGPHSSPLWSLFAPSSPVPRCSGESEQLRACSQAPCPPEQPDPRALQCAAFDSQEFMGQLYQWEPFTEVQGSQRCELNCRPRGFRFYVRHTEKVQDGTLCQPGAPDICVAGHCLSPGCDGILGSGRRPDGCGVCGGDDSTCRLVSGNLTDRGGPLGYQKILLIPAGASRLRIAQLRPSSNYLALRGPGGRSIINGNWAVDPPGSYAAGGTVFRYSRPPREEGVGESLSAEGPTTQPVDVYMIFQEENPGVFYQYVISSPPPNLENPTPEPRLPQLQPEVLRGEPPPASVPRPARTPGTLQRQVRIPQMPAPPHPRTPLGSPAGYWKRVGHSECSASCGKGVWRPVFLCISRESGEELDERSCAVGTRPPASQEPCHGPPCPPYWEAGEWTSCSRSCGPGTQHRQLRCRQEFGGGGSSVPLERCGHLPRPNITQPCQLRLCGRWEVRSPWSQCSVRCGRGQRSRQVRCVGNNGDEVSEQECVSGPPRPPSREACDMGPCTTAWFHSDWSSKCSAECGTGIQRRSVVCLGSGETHGEGQEEAGAGATEQTCAPGSRPPDMRACSLGPCEVTWCWYTGPWAECSSECGSGTQRRDIICVSKLGTEFNVTSPSSCSHLPRPPALQPCQGQDCQDRWFSTPWSPCSRSCQGGMQTREVQCLTANQTLSIRCPPHLRPSRKRSCNSQPCSQRPDDQCKDSSPHCPLVVQARLCVYPYYTATCCRSCAHVLERSPPEPA, from the exons ATGGAGAAGTGGGCGGGCAG GTCCCGGTTGTGTCTGATGCTGCTTCTGTTCCTCCCTCAGCTCTGCCTGGATCAGGAG GTGTTGTCTGGGCACTCTCTTCAGACACCTCCCGAGGAGAACCAGGGCCCTGAGGGTGTCTGGGGTCCTTGGGACCAGTGGGCCTCTTGCTCCCAGCCCTGCGGGGTTGGGGTGCAGCGCAGGAGCCGGACGTGTCAGCTCCCTACAGCTCAACTCCACCAgggcctgcccctcccaccccggcCCCCAAGACATCCAGAAGCCCTGCTCCCCCGGGGTCAAGGCACCAGACCTCATACTTCCCGAGAAACCCTTCCCCTGTACAGGCCACCACCTCGGGGAAGAGGTGGCCCCCTTCGAGGTCCTGCTTCTCATTTAGGGAGAGAGGAGGCCCAGGAGATTGAAGGAGCCAGGAG GTCCCGGGTTCGAGACCCCATCAAGCCAGGAATGTTCGGTTATGGGAGAGTGCCCTTTGCTTTGCCGCTCCATCGGAACCGCAGGCACCCCAGGAGACCACCCAGCTCTGAGCTCTCGAAGACCTCAGATCTTCCATCCCTGACTCCAAGAACAGAGCCATCTTCTGCAAACCACACCCCGCAAACTGAACTCCCTCCTACTGAACCGTCTGCCCACACCCTGTCCCCCCCAGGAGAACCCCCAAGCCCCGAAGCTGCTCAGACAGAGATGCCCTCTAGAACCAGGCCTGCCCTCACACGGCCCCACCCCAGAGCCCAGGCCTCTGGCACAGAGCCCTCCTTGTTCCCTCCATCCCCAGGAGAAGGTAGCTCCTTTCACATGTCCCCTCAGCCAAGAAGGCCAAGTTCCCAGGGTTGGGCCGGTCCCCGGCTGGCAGAGAGACACCCTAATCCTTTCCTTTCTGTCCCTCGGAGCCGAGGCCAGCAAAGCCGGGAGCACTGGAGACCTGGGGGGAATCTTCACGGGTCCCTCACGGAGTCTGTCCCTCACTACCCAGATGGCTGGTTGCCTCTGCTGAGTGCTGGCCCCCATTCCAGCCCCCTCTGGAGCCTCTTTGCTCCCAGTAGCCCTGTCCCAAGATGTTCTGGGGAGAGTGAGCAGCTGAGAGCCTGCAGCCAAGCG CCCTGCCCCCCTGAGCAGCCAGACCCCCGGGCCCTGCAGTGTGCAGCCTTTGACTCCCAGGAGTTCATGGGTCAGCTGTACCAGTGGGAGCCCTTCACAGAAG TTCAGGGTTCCCAGCGCTGTGAACTGAACTGCCGTCCCCGTGGCTTCCGCTTCTATGTCCGTCACACCGAAAAGGTCCAGGACGGGACCCTGTGTCAGCCTGGAGCCCCAGACATCTGTGTGGCCGGACACTGTCTG AGCCCTGGCTGTGACGGGATCCTTGGCTCGGGCAGGCGTCCAGATGGCTGTGGAGTCTGTGGGGGTGATGATTCTACCTGTCGCCTCGTCTCGGGGAACCTCACTGACCGGGGGGGCCCTCTGGGCTATCAGAAAATCCTGTTGATTCCTGCTGGAGCCTCCCGGCTCCGGATCGCCCAGCTCCGGCCCAGCTCCAACTACCTCG CACTTCGTGGCCCTGGGGGCCGGTCCATCATTAATGGAAACTGGGCTGTGGATCCCCCTGGGTCCTACGCTGCTGGCGGGACTGTCTTCCGGTACAGCCGTCCTCCTCGAGAGGAGGGCGTGGGAGAGAGTCTGTCCGCGGAAGGCCCCACGACTCAGCCTGTGGATGTCTAT aTGATCTTTCAGGAGGAAAACCCAGGTGTTTTCTACCAGTATGTCATCTCTTCACCTCCTCCAAACCTTGAGAACCCCACGCCAGAGCCCCGTCTCCCCCAACTCCAGCCTG AGGTTTTGAGGGGAGAGCCCCCACCTGCTTCAGTACCCCGCCCTGCCCGCACCCCAGGCACCCTCCAGCGTCAGGTGCGGATCCCCCAGATGCCCGCCCCGCCCCATCCCAGGACACCCCTGGGGTCTCCAGCCGGATACTGGAAACGGGTGGGACACTCTGAGTGCTCGGCCTCCTGTGGAAAAG GTGTCTGGCGCCCTGTCTTCCTCTGCATTTCTCGTGAGTCAGGAGAGGAACTGGATGAACGCAGCTGTGCCGTGGGCACCAGGCCCCCAGCCTCCCAGGAACCCTGCCACGGCCCCCCGTGCCCACCGTA CTGGGAGGCCGGCGAGTGGACGTCCTGCAGCCGCTCCTGTGGCCCCGGCACCCAGCACCGTCAGTTGCGCTGCCGGCAGGAGTTTGGGGGCGGCGGCTCGTCGGTACCCctggagcgctgcggacatctgccCCGACCCAACATCACCCAGCCGTGCCAGCTGCGCCTCTGCGGCCGCTGGGAGGTCCGCTCCCCCTGGAGCCAG TGCTCTGTGCGGTGCGGGCGCGGCCAGAGGAGCCGACAGGTCCGCTGCGTCGGCAACAACGGTGATGAAGTGAGCGAGCAGGAGTGCGTCTCAGGCCCCCCGCGGCCCCCCAGCAGAGAGGCCTGTGACATGGGGCCCTGCACCACAGCCTGGTTCCACAGCGACTGGAGCTCCAAG TGCTCAGCTGAGTGTGGGACGGGAATCCAGCGACGTTCTGTTGTCTGCCTCGGGAGTGGGGAGACCCATGGGGAGGGCCAGGAGGAAGCAGGGGCAGGAGCCACTGAGCAGACCTGTGCACCAGGAAGCCGCCCCCCTGACATGCGTGCCTGCAGCTTGGGGCCCTGTGAGGTGACGTGGTGCTGGTACACGGGGCCCTGGGCAGAG TGCTCCTCAGAATGTGGCTCTGGCACGCAGCGTAGAGACATCATCTGCGTGTCCAAACTGGGGACTGAGTTCAATGTGACTTCTCCTAGCAGCTGTTCCCACCtgcccaggccccctgccctgCAGCCCTGTCAGGGGCAGGACTGCCAGGACCGATGGTTTTCTACACCCTGGAGTCCG TGTTCTCGCTCCTGCCAGGGGGGCATGCAGACGAGGGAGGTCCAGTGCCTGACCGCCAACCAGACACTCAGCATCCGATGCCCTCCTCACCTGCGGCCCTCCAGGAAACGATCCTGTAACAGCCAACCCTGCAGCCAGCGCCCTG ATGATCAATGCAAGGACAGCTCTCCACATtgccccctggtggtgcaggCCCGGCTCTGCGTCTATCCCTACTACACAGCTACCTGTTGCCGCTCTTGCGCCCATGTCCTGGAGCGGTCTCCCCCGGAGCCCGCCTGA
- the ADAMTSL4 gene encoding ADAMTS-like protein 4 isoform X3, which yields MEKWAGRSRLCLMLLLFLPQLCLDQEVLSGHSLQTPPEENQGPEGVWGPWDQWASCSQPCGVGVQRRSRTCQLPTAQLHQGLPLPPRPPRHPEALLPRGQGTRPHTSRETLPLYRPPPRGRGGPLRGPASHLGREEAQEIEGARRSRVRDPIKPGMFGYGRVPFALPLHRNRRHPRRPPSSELSKTSDLPSLTPRTEPSSANHTPQTELPPTEPSAHTLSPPGEPPSPEAAQTEMPSRTRPALTRPHPRAQASGTEPSLFPPSPGEGSSFHMSPQPRRPSSQGWAGPRLAERHPNPFLSVPRSRGQQSREHWRPGGNLHGSLTESVPHYPDGWLPLLSAGPHSSPLWSLFAPSSPVPRCSGESEQLRACSQAGSQRCELNCRPRGFRFYVRHTEKVQDGTLCQPGAPDICVAGHCLSPGCDGILGSGRRPDGCGVCGGDDSTCRLVSGNLTDRGGPLGYQKILLIPAGASRLRIAQLRPSSNYLALRGPGGRSIINGNWAVDPPGSYAAGGTVFRYSRPPREEGVGESLSAEGPTTQPVDVYMIFQEENPGVFYQYVISSPPPNLENPTPEPRLPQLQPEVLRGEPPPASVPRPARTPGTLQRQVRIPQMPAPPHPRTPLGSPAGYWKRVGHSECSASCGKGVWRPVFLCISRESGEELDERSCAVGTRPPASQEPCHGPPCPPYWEAGEWTSCSRSCGPGTQHRQLRCRQEFGGGGSSVPLERCGHLPRPNITQPCQLRLCGRWEVRSPWSQCSVRCGRGQRSRQVRCVGNNGDEVSEQECVSGPPRPPSREACDMGPCTTAWFHSDWSSKCSAECGTGIQRRSVVCLGSGETHGEGQEEAGAGATEQTCAPGSRPPDMRACSLGPCEVTWCWYTGPWAECSSECGSGTQRRDIICVSKLGTEFNVTSPSSCSHLPRPPALQPCQGQDCQDRWFSTPWSPCSRSCQGGMQTREVQCLTANQTLSIRCPPHLRPSRKRSCNSQPCSQRPDDQCKDSSPHCPLVVQARLCVYPYYTATCCRSCAHVLERSPPEPA from the exons ATGGAGAAGTGGGCGGGCAG GTCCCGGTTGTGTCTGATGCTGCTTCTGTTCCTCCCTCAGCTCTGCCTGGATCAGGAG GTGTTGTCTGGGCACTCTCTTCAGACACCTCCCGAGGAGAACCAGGGCCCTGAGGGTGTCTGGGGTCCTTGGGACCAGTGGGCCTCTTGCTCCCAGCCCTGCGGGGTTGGGGTGCAGCGCAGGAGCCGGACGTGTCAGCTCCCTACAGCTCAACTCCACCAgggcctgcccctcccaccccggcCCCCAAGACATCCAGAAGCCCTGCTCCCCCGGGGTCAAGGCACCAGACCTCATACTTCCCGAGAAACCCTTCCCCTGTACAGGCCACCACCTCGGGGAAGAGGTGGCCCCCTTCGAGGTCCTGCTTCTCATTTAGGGAGAGAGGAGGCCCAGGAGATTGAAGGAGCCAGGAG GTCCCGGGTTCGAGACCCCATCAAGCCAGGAATGTTCGGTTATGGGAGAGTGCCCTTTGCTTTGCCGCTCCATCGGAACCGCAGGCACCCCAGGAGACCACCCAGCTCTGAGCTCTCGAAGACCTCAGATCTTCCATCCCTGACTCCAAGAACAGAGCCATCTTCTGCAAACCACACCCCGCAAACTGAACTCCCTCCTACTGAACCGTCTGCCCACACCCTGTCCCCCCCAGGAGAACCCCCAAGCCCCGAAGCTGCTCAGACAGAGATGCCCTCTAGAACCAGGCCTGCCCTCACACGGCCCCACCCCAGAGCCCAGGCCTCTGGCACAGAGCCCTCCTTGTTCCCTCCATCCCCAGGAGAAGGTAGCTCCTTTCACATGTCCCCTCAGCCAAGAAGGCCAAGTTCCCAGGGTTGGGCCGGTCCCCGGCTGGCAGAGAGACACCCTAATCCTTTCCTTTCTGTCCCTCGGAGCCGAGGCCAGCAAAGCCGGGAGCACTGGAGACCTGGGGGGAATCTTCACGGGTCCCTCACGGAGTCTGTCCCTCACTACCCAGATGGCTGGTTGCCTCTGCTGAGTGCTGGCCCCCATTCCAGCCCCCTCTGGAGCCTCTTTGCTCCCAGTAGCCCTGTCCCAAGATGTTCTGGGGAGAGTGAGCAGCTGAGAGCCTGCAGCCAAGCG GGTTCCCAGCGCTGTGAACTGAACTGCCGTCCCCGTGGCTTCCGCTTCTATGTCCGTCACACCGAAAAGGTCCAGGACGGGACCCTGTGTCAGCCTGGAGCCCCAGACATCTGTGTGGCCGGACACTGTCTG AGCCCTGGCTGTGACGGGATCCTTGGCTCGGGCAGGCGTCCAGATGGCTGTGGAGTCTGTGGGGGTGATGATTCTACCTGTCGCCTCGTCTCGGGGAACCTCACTGACCGGGGGGGCCCTCTGGGCTATCAGAAAATCCTGTTGATTCCTGCTGGAGCCTCCCGGCTCCGGATCGCCCAGCTCCGGCCCAGCTCCAACTACCTCG CACTTCGTGGCCCTGGGGGCCGGTCCATCATTAATGGAAACTGGGCTGTGGATCCCCCTGGGTCCTACGCTGCTGGCGGGACTGTCTTCCGGTACAGCCGTCCTCCTCGAGAGGAGGGCGTGGGAGAGAGTCTGTCCGCGGAAGGCCCCACGACTCAGCCTGTGGATGTCTAT aTGATCTTTCAGGAGGAAAACCCAGGTGTTTTCTACCAGTATGTCATCTCTTCACCTCCTCCAAACCTTGAGAACCCCACGCCAGAGCCCCGTCTCCCCCAACTCCAGCCTG AGGTTTTGAGGGGAGAGCCCCCACCTGCTTCAGTACCCCGCCCTGCCCGCACCCCAGGCACCCTCCAGCGTCAGGTGCGGATCCCCCAGATGCCCGCCCCGCCCCATCCCAGGACACCCCTGGGGTCTCCAGCCGGATACTGGAAACGGGTGGGACACTCTGAGTGCTCGGCCTCCTGTGGAAAAG GTGTCTGGCGCCCTGTCTTCCTCTGCATTTCTCGTGAGTCAGGAGAGGAACTGGATGAACGCAGCTGTGCCGTGGGCACCAGGCCCCCAGCCTCCCAGGAACCCTGCCACGGCCCCCCGTGCCCACCGTA CTGGGAGGCCGGCGAGTGGACGTCCTGCAGCCGCTCCTGTGGCCCCGGCACCCAGCACCGTCAGTTGCGCTGCCGGCAGGAGTTTGGGGGCGGCGGCTCGTCGGTACCCctggagcgctgcggacatctgccCCGACCCAACATCACCCAGCCGTGCCAGCTGCGCCTCTGCGGCCGCTGGGAGGTCCGCTCCCCCTGGAGCCAG TGCTCTGTGCGGTGCGGGCGCGGCCAGAGGAGCCGACAGGTCCGCTGCGTCGGCAACAACGGTGATGAAGTGAGCGAGCAGGAGTGCGTCTCAGGCCCCCCGCGGCCCCCCAGCAGAGAGGCCTGTGACATGGGGCCCTGCACCACAGCCTGGTTCCACAGCGACTGGAGCTCCAAG TGCTCAGCTGAGTGTGGGACGGGAATCCAGCGACGTTCTGTTGTCTGCCTCGGGAGTGGGGAGACCCATGGGGAGGGCCAGGAGGAAGCAGGGGCAGGAGCCACTGAGCAGACCTGTGCACCAGGAAGCCGCCCCCCTGACATGCGTGCCTGCAGCTTGGGGCCCTGTGAGGTGACGTGGTGCTGGTACACGGGGCCCTGGGCAGAG TGCTCCTCAGAATGTGGCTCTGGCACGCAGCGTAGAGACATCATCTGCGTGTCCAAACTGGGGACTGAGTTCAATGTGACTTCTCCTAGCAGCTGTTCCCACCtgcccaggccccctgccctgCAGCCCTGTCAGGGGCAGGACTGCCAGGACCGATGGTTTTCTACACCCTGGAGTCCG TGTTCTCGCTCCTGCCAGGGGGGCATGCAGACGAGGGAGGTCCAGTGCCTGACCGCCAACCAGACACTCAGCATCCGATGCCCTCCTCACCTGCGGCCCTCCAGGAAACGATCCTGTAACAGCCAACCCTGCAGCCAGCGCCCTG ATGATCAATGCAAGGACAGCTCTCCACATtgccccctggtggtgcaggCCCGGCTCTGCGTCTATCCCTACTACACAGCTACCTGTTGCCGCTCTTGCGCCCATGTCCTGGAGCGGTCTCCCCCGGAGCCCGCCTGA
- the ADAMTSL4 gene encoding ADAMTS-like protein 4 isoform X2, whose amino-acid sequence MLLLFLPQLCLDQEVLSGHSLQTPPEENQGPEGVWGPWDQWASCSQPCGVGVQRRSRTCQLPTAQLHQGLPLPPRPPRHPEALLPRGQGTRPHTSRETLPLYRPPPRGRGGPLRGPASHLGREEAQEIEGARRSRVRDPIKPGMFGYGRVPFALPLHRNRRHPRRPPSSELSKTSDLPSLTPRTEPSSANHTPQTELPPTEPSAHTLSPPGEPPSPEAAQTEMPSRTRPALTRPHPRAQASGTEPSLFPPSPGEGSSFHMSPQPRRPSSQGWAGPRLAERHPNPFLSVPRSRGQQSREHWRPGGNLHGSLTESVPHYPDGWLPLLSAGPHSSPLWSLFAPSSPVPRCSGESEQLRACSQAPCPPEQPDPRALQCAAFDSQEFMGQLYQWEPFTEVQGSQRCELNCRPRGFRFYVRHTEKVQDGTLCQPGAPDICVAGHCLSPGCDGILGSGRRPDGCGVCGGDDSTCRLVSGNLTDRGGPLGYQKILLIPAGASRLRIAQLRPSSNYLALRGPGGRSIINGNWAVDPPGSYAAGGTVFRYSRPPREEGVGESLSAEGPTTQPVDVYMIFQEENPGVFYQYVISSPPPNLENPTPEPRLPQLQPEVLRGEPPPASVPRPARTPGTLQRQVRIPQMPAPPHPRTPLGSPAGYWKRVGHSECSASCGKGVWRPVFLCISRESGEELDERSCAVGTRPPASQEPCHGPPCPPYWEAGEWTSCSRSCGPGTQHRQLRCRQEFGGGGSSVPLERCGHLPRPNITQPCQLRLCGRWEVRSPWSQCSVRCGRGQRSRQVRCVGNNGDEVSEQECVSGPPRPPSREACDMGPCTTAWFHSDWSSKCSAECGTGIQRRSVVCLGSGETHGEGQEEAGAGATEQTCAPGSRPPDMRACSLGPCEVTWCWYTGPWAECSSECGSGTQRRDIICVSKLGTEFNVTSPSSCSHLPRPPALQPCQGQDCQDRWFSTPWSPCSRSCQGGMQTREVQCLTANQTLSIRCPPHLRPSRKRSCNSQPCSQRPDDQCKDSSPHCPLVVQARLCVYPYYTATCCRSCAHVLERSPPEPA is encoded by the exons ATGCTGCTTCTGTTCCTCCCTCAGCTCTGCCTGGATCAGGAG GTGTTGTCTGGGCACTCTCTTCAGACACCTCCCGAGGAGAACCAGGGCCCTGAGGGTGTCTGGGGTCCTTGGGACCAGTGGGCCTCTTGCTCCCAGCCCTGCGGGGTTGGGGTGCAGCGCAGGAGCCGGACGTGTCAGCTCCCTACAGCTCAACTCCACCAgggcctgcccctcccaccccggcCCCCAAGACATCCAGAAGCCCTGCTCCCCCGGGGTCAAGGCACCAGACCTCATACTTCCCGAGAAACCCTTCCCCTGTACAGGCCACCACCTCGGGGAAGAGGTGGCCCCCTTCGAGGTCCTGCTTCTCATTTAGGGAGAGAGGAGGCCCAGGAGATTGAAGGAGCCAGGAG GTCCCGGGTTCGAGACCCCATCAAGCCAGGAATGTTCGGTTATGGGAGAGTGCCCTTTGCTTTGCCGCTCCATCGGAACCGCAGGCACCCCAGGAGACCACCCAGCTCTGAGCTCTCGAAGACCTCAGATCTTCCATCCCTGACTCCAAGAACAGAGCCATCTTCTGCAAACCACACCCCGCAAACTGAACTCCCTCCTACTGAACCGTCTGCCCACACCCTGTCCCCCCCAGGAGAACCCCCAAGCCCCGAAGCTGCTCAGACAGAGATGCCCTCTAGAACCAGGCCTGCCCTCACACGGCCCCACCCCAGAGCCCAGGCCTCTGGCACAGAGCCCTCCTTGTTCCCTCCATCCCCAGGAGAAGGTAGCTCCTTTCACATGTCCCCTCAGCCAAGAAGGCCAAGTTCCCAGGGTTGGGCCGGTCCCCGGCTGGCAGAGAGACACCCTAATCCTTTCCTTTCTGTCCCTCGGAGCCGAGGCCAGCAAAGCCGGGAGCACTGGAGACCTGGGGGGAATCTTCACGGGTCCCTCACGGAGTCTGTCCCTCACTACCCAGATGGCTGGTTGCCTCTGCTGAGTGCTGGCCCCCATTCCAGCCCCCTCTGGAGCCTCTTTGCTCCCAGTAGCCCTGTCCCAAGATGTTCTGGGGAGAGTGAGCAGCTGAGAGCCTGCAGCCAAGCG CCCTGCCCCCCTGAGCAGCCAGACCCCCGGGCCCTGCAGTGTGCAGCCTTTGACTCCCAGGAGTTCATGGGTCAGCTGTACCAGTGGGAGCCCTTCACAGAAG TTCAGGGTTCCCAGCGCTGTGAACTGAACTGCCGTCCCCGTGGCTTCCGCTTCTATGTCCGTCACACCGAAAAGGTCCAGGACGGGACCCTGTGTCAGCCTGGAGCCCCAGACATCTGTGTGGCCGGACACTGTCTG AGCCCTGGCTGTGACGGGATCCTTGGCTCGGGCAGGCGTCCAGATGGCTGTGGAGTCTGTGGGGGTGATGATTCTACCTGTCGCCTCGTCTCGGGGAACCTCACTGACCGGGGGGGCCCTCTGGGCTATCAGAAAATCCTGTTGATTCCTGCTGGAGCCTCCCGGCTCCGGATCGCCCAGCTCCGGCCCAGCTCCAACTACCTCG CACTTCGTGGCCCTGGGGGCCGGTCCATCATTAATGGAAACTGGGCTGTGGATCCCCCTGGGTCCTACGCTGCTGGCGGGACTGTCTTCCGGTACAGCCGTCCTCCTCGAGAGGAGGGCGTGGGAGAGAGTCTGTCCGCGGAAGGCCCCACGACTCAGCCTGTGGATGTCTAT aTGATCTTTCAGGAGGAAAACCCAGGTGTTTTCTACCAGTATGTCATCTCTTCACCTCCTCCAAACCTTGAGAACCCCACGCCAGAGCCCCGTCTCCCCCAACTCCAGCCTG AGGTTTTGAGGGGAGAGCCCCCACCTGCTTCAGTACCCCGCCCTGCCCGCACCCCAGGCACCCTCCAGCGTCAGGTGCGGATCCCCCAGATGCCCGCCCCGCCCCATCCCAGGACACCCCTGGGGTCTCCAGCCGGATACTGGAAACGGGTGGGACACTCTGAGTGCTCGGCCTCCTGTGGAAAAG GTGTCTGGCGCCCTGTCTTCCTCTGCATTTCTCGTGAGTCAGGAGAGGAACTGGATGAACGCAGCTGTGCCGTGGGCACCAGGCCCCCAGCCTCCCAGGAACCCTGCCACGGCCCCCCGTGCCCACCGTA CTGGGAGGCCGGCGAGTGGACGTCCTGCAGCCGCTCCTGTGGCCCCGGCACCCAGCACCGTCAGTTGCGCTGCCGGCAGGAGTTTGGGGGCGGCGGCTCGTCGGTACCCctggagcgctgcggacatctgccCCGACCCAACATCACCCAGCCGTGCCAGCTGCGCCTCTGCGGCCGCTGGGAGGTCCGCTCCCCCTGGAGCCAG TGCTCTGTGCGGTGCGGGCGCGGCCAGAGGAGCCGACAGGTCCGCTGCGTCGGCAACAACGGTGATGAAGTGAGCGAGCAGGAGTGCGTCTCAGGCCCCCCGCGGCCCCCCAGCAGAGAGGCCTGTGACATGGGGCCCTGCACCACAGCCTGGTTCCACAGCGACTGGAGCTCCAAG TGCTCAGCTGAGTGTGGGACGGGAATCCAGCGACGTTCTGTTGTCTGCCTCGGGAGTGGGGAGACCCATGGGGAGGGCCAGGAGGAAGCAGGGGCAGGAGCCACTGAGCAGACCTGTGCACCAGGAAGCCGCCCCCCTGACATGCGTGCCTGCAGCTTGGGGCCCTGTGAGGTGACGTGGTGCTGGTACACGGGGCCCTGGGCAGAG TGCTCCTCAGAATGTGGCTCTGGCACGCAGCGTAGAGACATCATCTGCGTGTCCAAACTGGGGACTGAGTTCAATGTGACTTCTCCTAGCAGCTGTTCCCACCtgcccaggccccctgccctgCAGCCCTGTCAGGGGCAGGACTGCCAGGACCGATGGTTTTCTACACCCTGGAGTCCG TGTTCTCGCTCCTGCCAGGGGGGCATGCAGACGAGGGAGGTCCAGTGCCTGACCGCCAACCAGACACTCAGCATCCGATGCCCTCCTCACCTGCGGCCCTCCAGGAAACGATCCTGTAACAGCCAACCCTGCAGCCAGCGCCCTG ATGATCAATGCAAGGACAGCTCTCCACATtgccccctggtggtgcaggCCCGGCTCTGCGTCTATCCCTACTACACAGCTACCTGTTGCCGCTCTTGCGCCCATGTCCTGGAGCGGTCTCCCCCGGAGCCCGCCTGA